The following nucleotide sequence is from Alkalihalobacillus sp. LMS39.
GTTACCGGTGATGCCTCCGTTAACCCATATCCTTCAACTAGTTTACCTCCTGTTAATTCTTCAAACTTCGATTGAACTTCAACAGGTAAAGCCGCAGATCCGCTAATACATGTTTTAATGGAAGATAAATCATAGTTTTGAATATCAGGATGATTAATAAGTCCGATATACATCGTTGGTGCACCTGGAAAAATTGTAATTTTATGTTTATCAATGATTTGTAAAATTTCTAGCGGATTAAATTTTGCAACGATAAACATTTTAGAACCATTCATGATGGACAAATTCATAGAGACTGTCATTCCATACACATGGAAAAACGGTAACGCCGCTAATGTTCGTTCTTCCTCGCCTTTCATTTGATACATCCAATGCGCACATTGTGTCGTATTGGAAATCAAGTTAGAATGCGTTAACATAACTCCTTTTGCAGGTCCTGTTGTCCCACCTGTATATTGCAGTAAAGCAATATCTTCTTTCGGATCAAGCTCAATATTGAGCTCTTCTTCTTTACCATTTTTCAAAAAGGTTGGAAAACGATGTGTATGTTGGTCATACGTAACATCTGGCGTAATCCCTGTGTTTTTCTTTTGAATAAATGGATAAATCAAATTTTTCGGGAAAGGCAAATAATCTTTGATAGCGGTTACAATGATATGTTGAAGATTTGTATTTTTCTTTACGTTTAATACTCGCTTATATAACAAGTCTAAACAGAGAATATACTTTGCTCCTGAATCCGCTAACTGATGTTCTAATTCTCTTTCCACATAAAGTGGATTTGTTTGAACGACGATACCTCCAGCCATTAAAATGCCATAATACGCAATAACACCTTGTGGACAGTTTGGTAACATAATAGAAACAGGGTCGCCCTTTTGAAGTCCTAAATCTTTTAATGCATTGGCAAATTTAGTCACTGACCGATAAAGTTCCGCATATGTCATTTCTTTCCCATTAAAATGGAGCGCATCATGATTCGGGTAAGCGCTTACTGTTTTCTTTAAAATACCATGTAATGTTGTATCAGC
It contains:
- a CDS encoding long-chain-fatty-acid--CoA ligase yields the protein MTISTDKQWFNQYPKEIPHTIQYADTTLHGILKKTVSAYPNHDALHFNGKEMTYAELYRSVTKFANALKDLGLQKGDPVSIMLPNCPQGVIAYYGILMAGGIVVQTNPLYVERELEHQLADSGAKYILCLDLLYKRVLNVKKNTNLQHIIVTAIKDYLPFPKNLIYPFIQKKNTGITPDVTYDQHTHRFPTFLKNGKEEELNIELDPKEDIALLQYTGGTTGPAKGVMLTHSNLISNTTQCAHWMYQMKGEEERTLAALPFFHVYGMTVSMNLSIMNGSKMFIVAKFNPLEILQIIDKHKITIFPGAPTMYIGLINHPDIQNYDLSSIKTCISGSAALPVEVQSKFEELTGGKLVEGYGLTEASPVTHCNLIWGHRQQGSIGLPWPDTEAVIFTEPGEVAKPGEVGELAIRGPQVMKGYWNRPEDTAATFYEEWLLTGDMGYMDEQGYFYIVDRKKDMIIAGGFNIYPREIEEVLYEHESVLEAVVIGLPDPYRGETVKAFVVKKEGASLTEKDLNEYCRKNLAAYKVPRLYEFRDELPKTMVGKILKRVLIEEEEKKQQENKKTS